Below is a window of Musa acuminata AAA Group cultivar baxijiao chromosome BXJ3-11, Cavendish_Baxijiao_AAA, whole genome shotgun sequence DNA.
TAGGCAGTTAAGTACCCCTGACTACAAATAGATGGCCCTTTGACAATAGCCCAAGTTCTTCTCTCTCGTCATTCTCCCTACCCTCTATCCAAACAAACCCACTGATTTAGGCATTGGAGGGACCGACCCATGGGTACACCCGACACTGTTCTTTTGTTGCAAGAACAAAGGCTCATGGAGACTTGGTTTGACTTCACGGATCCTCATCCTCCATCCACCATCATTCCTCCAGACACACAAAGGGCAATCCTAGTTCCAGCATCAATCTCCGGCTTGGAACCTCTCTGGTTCCAGGTCGTCGACTGACCATAAGACTAACAATGACTTGAAAAACTGTTGTGAAAGTTATGAAGAATCCAGTCTAACATTCATTGCAAACTAATGCATCCTTAAAGCAAGTGCGTTCACACCAATAACAAACATACACAGATTGAACTCCAGACCAAGTTGATCACAAATTCCTGTGCAATAACAGAataataagctagcaattttttttaacATACATTCTCAAACTCAAATAGTCAGCAGAAATATAATAAGGGATCCTTGCTGCAATGCAAAGCCCATGAAGGGAGCAAATATAGATGATGTGTTAACACATAAGCTTCACCAATTCAGATAACATAAAGAACTTCCAGCTATTCTGAGCCAAGAGCAAATTTTGTAACTACCAACATAAAGGTGTTGATACTACAGATAGGGCAAGCAATGCAAGCATCCAGAATAGTGCAAAATGTCTGGATTCTAACTAAATGTCacaaaaaatttatatgatattttgagATAATTTAAATCAGATTACCATGATGGACCAGCAACCAATGACTTTGATTTTGTACATAAAGCATGAAAGATCATCACACTATGGACAAAAAAGCATTCTTTTATAAATTTAGTTTATAATTATAGTGATCATTGATTGTCTATTTAACAACAGAAGCCTTCATGGAAAAAGAATCCCTTTCTTTTCCCCTGTTGGTACCACTGAAAGGAAATTAATAATGATGAGGACTTATACATGTCAAAAAGTTACTCATGATATTCATCATGTCATTAATCACGGATGTCGTCATGTCAAACTGTatacataattaacataatcaatAATATCTAACTAACTATATTTCTACCATCATGTAATTGCTTGTAGAATGCAAGTTGTTTGTTTTCTGTTTAAAACATTTACTGTGTGCTTCTTAGTCAAGACTACTGCCCTTTAAAACATAAATGACATTCAAAAAGGTCATTACTTACTAAAAACTCTGGATACTATAAGTTAAATTTCTTTATCACAACTTAGATcagatttttaaaaaattaaaaatggcaAAGAAAATAAATCTTCATCACCAACCTGAGCTAACAAAGTTTCATCAGTCGGGAGTCTCAAATCATCTTTGGTGTTACCATTTTCAGTCAGAAGGCTCACCTAACATACACAACCAAATAGTTATGAGAAAACCACCAATTAAGAAAGAAACATTATATGAAAACATATAACAACATACAAAGCCATCTTCAGAAATGTCAATCAGTTGATAATCAGTTCGAGTGACATGTGGAACCTGCAGATAAACCAAACAAATtcaaatacatacatacaaatgCAAATTAacacatataaatataatatatcaagAAACATACATCACAGTTGTGAGAAGATGGCACAATATCCTCAAGCTTTTTTGCATTGAAGATATCTATGGCAACAAAGTGACATTTTGCATGACCATGCTTCCCAGTCTTGGAGGTTGACACTTCAACAACCTATAAAACAATGAGAGAATGAAGCAGTTTATAATCACAATAACAAGTAAAGTGAACTACTATAAAGCCATAAATAGCATGTATGATTGAACAACAAATATGGTGCATTATTCCAGAGACACAAATCATGTAGATGATCCAGGTGTACATCATATATCACGACATGTATGACCTTTAGagcaaaaaatccaaaaaaattctGCAGGCCTCAGAATACCTAAAAAAAAGAAACACATTTATACCTAAGAAAAGAAGTACAACCGTGGAACAAAAAGAATTCCACAAGGTAAGGAGACGATAAGGTTGCATACTTCACCAAAAAACTCAGGAAAGATAAATCCTGTGAGTTAGCACCACTAGTTTTCCTCGACTGTTAGTCCATGTCGGATGAGGAGGATTGCACGAGTTTTTGTTCTTCCAATATGTACAAGAATTAGGATTTTCTTCACTTCGTGGAAGTGCAAGGTGTGTAACTGCGCTCAGATTGGATTAAAAGTGTTCATAAAGAAACTGTGAACAGGAATTTCTCCAGATCCTGTCATCCATCAATTCTTCGTTGACATACATTCCACTACCTTCAATCGATAGCCACTACATGCCCAGAAGATATGAACCAAGACCGTGCAAATTCCACCTTGAACCATCACAACAACATCTCAATTGATGTTCCATAGTTGCATATTGCAGAAAAAAATTGGAAACTCACCAGAAACATTGGATAAAAGAAGATTAAAGCCCAAGACATCCCGATCAAAACCGAAATAGCCCAGAAAAGAGACGATCATGAGATAGATTCCAAGGTATATACGACAGATCACCAAAACTATATATCCAGAAATGCATCAAAGGAGAGCAGAGGTTGTGAGGAGTGGATCAGGAACCTTGCAGGGCCTGTTCTTGATGACGATGTACCCGTTCTTGCGGATCGTTCCAGCCTGCTGCGGGTAGGTCTTGGACGCTCCGGCATCGGCCTTCGACTCGAAATGATGCTCTTCGTCCGACATGATCGCTGCCGCAACAACAAAAGAAACGAAGAAATCACGATCGGAGAACACGACGCGGGCACATCGAGATGGAAAGACGCAAGGATCGGGAAATGGAACCCAGGGTTCCGTACCTGATCGTGGAGGCAGAGGAGCAGAAGCGAGAAATGAAGCAGGCACTCGCAACAAAAGCCGAGGGGCAGATCGGGGTAGGGGGTTTTGTACCCATAAATATCTCGAGTGCCGTGGCGTCGGATTCTCGATGGGACTATACACGTGGACGGTCCATTTTTGGTCGATGATGACTGTTATCACGACTTGCGCGGTGGAAGGGTATCCCGGCAATAGGATATCTTCATTTGGCTTACGGAATGACGAATTGCATTGAATAGAATTGAGCTTGCAATCCAACGAGCGTTGTAGAATGTCGATGAATTGTATTTAATCGAATTGAACTATCAAGTTACAGAAACCTTAGCGTGAAGCTCTACACATCTTTTCCCTTATCATATACTTCAAGTACATGATTTATTCTCCATTTACAATATACCGTCAACATAAATCACCGACTTATTAAATCAAACATGCCTTAGAATTAGATACCATCAGAGATAAATAGTTGACATTTCCTTAACATCTCCACTAGGTTACAAAGAAAACCAAGCACTCGCATATAAATAGTTTTGAGGATATTGACGAAAATGAAGATACATCTTCAACAACTAGGGTGACAAAAGAGTTGCACGTCCCAAAAACTCAAGATCTTATACGTAACTGTCGATGAGAGACTTCCTCATCTCATCCACAATAGAGCTTGGCTGGGCTTCCCTGAGTTTGAAGACGCTTTCAATGACAGAGAGCTCTGTTGCTGTGGTGTCGGATCCACAGAAAGCTGTCCAGTCATTCACTGTCATACCTGCAGCAATGACCTCACTGCCTCGATTCACTGTTCCGGCGACCAGGGGTACTTGGAGAAGAGTTGAGAGCTCATCAaggtcttcgatggatgtatgcggATGAACCTGTTTTAACAGGCCCGCATAAGAAGATGATGCAGTCATGACAACAACAATTCATTTCAGCAGAAGATACACCAACTTACCAGGCCCCCTCTGTTTGAAAATGCACAGTAACTTCCAACCAGTATGTTGCCAGCAACCGTCTGCCGGAATACTTCTACACCAAGTACATCAGCAATGAGCTCTTCGGTATCCtaaaataaaagaacaaaaaaccaATGCAAGGGTAAGAGAGGCAACTAGAGATTAGAAAAGCAACAAGCCATCAACTAAACCACATAGTTGAGCATGGACAGTAGGAGACGAGAGCTGAATACTAAGGATTCAAAGCCACATTTCAAGGCCAAATAGTTTTTTACAAGTGATGCTTCGTATCTCTTGATAACATCACCCTGATAATTAAAAGTAAGAAAATTACTTGCCTTGTCCAGATCAGGGTGTGTAAGAGCAACATGGTCGTTGCAGGATATGCAATTGCCTAAAGCAGACAATCTTTCATCTATTCGCTGAACCACCACCTGATCAGGTAGACTATTCCTCAGATGTTGGAGCTCTGGAAACACAATAAAGCAAGCATAACATAAAGCAGTCATTTTGTTTACACAAGAGAATGGAAATCCTTAATTTGCTAGTAATTGAATGCCAAAGATCACATTTCTCATTCCTTTTTTATCATATTAACTTGGAGTTTCCTTCTGAAGTAAGGAGATATGTTAGACATTTTACAAACACACATACATAGATAGATAGATTCAAATAACTCGTGAGTTTCAGAAACAAAATACCGTGACAACCTAAACTGCAATTTCAATCATAATGATTACAAACAAATAAACCTTAGAAAAATCTAATACACAGTTCCAAAATTTTGgattcctacttttaattgtttTTAATCACTcctcttatttttctcttttgtctTTTCCTCCTCTTTGGTCGCAAGATGGTATCGGTAACAACTAGGCGTGCGATGAAGCACTTATGATGTAGAGTTTATGAGGAAACCATTTCCCAAATGAAAACAAAAGGCTCATGAGATACCCCAATCAGCAGTGGCACTAAAGCAATGTCGAATACTACAGTGACTAGGAGAGAAGTATGATATCATCAGTGTAAGGGTCAGAGAATACCTAAACACatgtaatgagaaaaaaaaaaggtaaaattcAGAAAACTGCTAAAAAGCCTAAGATACCTTCGACTTAACAACCACAAATACTGAAGTGAAAGATAAATGTTTATGTAAAAGGAAATCAAAAGAATTGGTGGAAAATAAACAAGAGCTATGCTGTAAAGTCTCAGGCCATGACAGATAAAAACAGacaaagcaaaagaaaatttcCAAAACTACCAACTGTGAACACCACTACATATCCACTCCATGGGCAAGTAAACAACCTTACATAAACACCTGTTGCCATCAAACTTTGATTGGCATATTAAATTAAAATGGACAGTATTGATCTAGCAGCTATCCACCTCAAGCAGCTGAACTGCACACTCCCATGGATATAAATCACCTCCAAAATAAAACCAAAGCCAGATCTATGACATTGTTAAAATCAAAggcctaatttatttatttatatttatagctTACAAATCTTTGTTATGCCTTTGAACACAATAGTAATAATGTCTTTGTCCGACACATTGAAAGGAGCTACCTAGCAAAATTATCAGCTTTCAACTAAAAGTTAATTAcactataaaaaaaattgattcagAAACTAAATGTCTCGACAATGAAAATTTACCTTGGTCAGTGGTGGTGTGAGGCAAAAGAAGTCCTTTCTTATTGCCTACATTGAAGTGGGAAGATGTGTGATTAGAAGTAAAATTACAACATAAAGTTGGATAACTCGCTTTTCAGCACTCACCAGCACAAAGTCGCCCGATTATTCTAGTGCCTCCAATAGATGTCTTGACAACAGGGATAACATCAGCCAACTCAGCTTCAAAAATGCTGCAAATCATCCAATGTAAGATCATCAGCAACACATAAAAATGCTACAGAATAATAAAAACgttgtttttttatttctttcaaaCATACTAACCTGTAGAAGTTCTCTGATCCTCCAATTGCAACCAAACAGTAGGCATTTGTCAGCTTTGAGAACACTCCAACTTCGCAAGAGTTCTCAAACTGAATCCCTGCAAAAAGTTAACTGATGACTTCTTGAGGTCCCTTTTAAAGTTGTAAAGCATTTAACAACATATTTCCTTGTCATTGATGAAGAATGCATCATGTGGCAAATATAGCAGAAAATGGAGTCATCATCTTCAACCGGGAACATGAGAAAGTGAGCACTTAAAGAGCTAAAACTACCCAGTTCAGCATTCAAGGACCATTCAAGGATAGAAGAAAATGGAATTATAGGACTGAAATAAAATTTAATGATATTCAAAAGCAATCAACCCTATGAAGCATGTATTATCTGCATGGGACACTCTGGTTTTACACATCAGTAATTGCTCATATATTTCTAGAAAGAGGCATTGAACAAAAATATCCCGAGAATTTAGAGAGACCACAACATAGCAATCCAGATTTGCCAACTTCTATGAAATGCCAAACAATTTACACTTCTTCATGACAAAAAAATTCAACAATTTCCTTATTTTCATCAACTAGACATAAAATATAGCTATTGGTACTTACGAGTAGCCATGACGGCCGGCTGCAAACACCTTTAAAGACCTGTGATGACCACGAATAATAAAAAAGTCAAAACTTTGCAAAGCTAAAGAAGCTGAACATATTTCATCGAATCATGCAAGAAGACACCCAAACAAAGGGATCTTTTCCAGCCCAAAATCAACGGATTCACTTCTTCTATGCACTCCGAATGAAACTAGACAATCAAGATATCAAAGCAAAAACACCACACAAAAAAGCAATCAAGAAATACGCTCAGAAACATTTCCTCATGAAATCGAAAGGTTAGAGGGACCTAATCATCTACGAAACCCAAAGTCTCATCTTCTAGAATAGACTCCAATTATTCGAATTATCACCGCGTAGGCCACATCGGATGGGAAAGCAAGACACCCAGAGAGAGATACTGGACCTTAATCCGGGATCGGGAACGCGAGGTTGGGAAGGAACGAGGAGGATAGGAAGCCCCAAGAGATCGCCGGTGGGCACAAAAGAATGCGCACGGAGGCGTCGCCCCAAGACTAGGATTTGGATCGGATCGGCTCGGCTTTAGGGTTTTCTATTCGTGGTCGTGCGGACGCAACGTGTTATATAGATTCTCTCGATGCGTGATGTGCAAGAAAGAAAAACTAGTGGTTATAATTAACTACTGAATCGAATGATCTTCCTTGAACCCGTATGTCTACTGGACAGACAGACGGGCTCCACATAAAAAGTGGGATCCACTGAGATGAACAAGCGAGTACTTGTGGATATCGGCACAGGGGAGCGCATGGTTGTGCCTGGATCCGGGCACTGAGGTATCAGTCGGATCCGATCCGTTAATTTGATTGACGAACAACAACCCAGAAACTGGTCTGTGTCCGACCCGATTAAGAGCCGGGTTTCGGAGGTGATTAGGTCTTAGAATTAGATACTCGAACCAATACAATGATGCATGTACTGTTAAAGAACAAAATGCGTATGCATATTCTTCTACAAGTTAAATAGGTATGATTACTTCTACAAGTTAAATAGGTATCAGGCCATTAACACTCCATTATGGTTACTAATTCTTTATCCATATCCTTcctaaataataaaattagtgtCTTAAATGGCTACCCAAAAATAAGACCTACTTTCTATCTTAGGAATAACAATGCAACCAATATCCAAATGAATTTAACCTTAAATACAAATATGGCTTACCATTGAAGTAGTCAAACCTATCCCAAACACAACTCATGTACTTAGTTTTCTATCTGTAATGGTAGGAAATCCTATTAACGATATCTTTAACTTAGTTTACATGGTTAGGATAGACAAGGACAACCAAAAAAAGCCAAACAATTCCAATCCTTTGTGAGAGCATGATCACCATTATTGGTCACTCGTCGTTAGATTCCAGTCAGCCATCACAATCCAACATTCTTCTGCGTCGTCTTCCCTTGAAGACTTCTctccatatatacacacacaccccCATCATCTGCTTCATGTTCAAGTGTCATCTTGTCCTCTTTCTTGACCTATCTTGCAGCTGAGGGACGAAGAACAAGATGCCGGCTATTGTGATGTCGAATGCAGGGTCTAATGGTGCGAAGGAATTCGAGGGCAAGATCACAATCTATGTTGTGATCTGCGGAGTAATTGCAGCTACTGGAGGCCTCATGTTTGGCTATGACATTGGAATATCAGGTTCATGACTTCCATTTCTCATTCGATTGTCTAGTGTTAACCCGCAAGCCTAATGGACAGTGGTTGGAGGAGAgagacgaagagaaagagatggttgcATGAATGCAGACATTGTTAGGGTTTTCATGGATTTGAAACTTGGTTGTTGGATTTGTATGATCTGCAGGGGGAGTGACATCTATGGATGACTTCTTGGAGGAGTTCTTCCCTGTGGTCTATGAGAGGAAGCACAAAGCCAAGGAAGACAACTACTGCAAGTATGACAACCAAGGCCTTCAGCTGTTCACTTCGTCCCTGTACCTTGCCGCCTTGGTGTCCAGCTTTGTAGCTTCCAAGCTGTGCACCAAACATGGCCGGCGGCTGACGATGCAGGCGGCGTCAGTGTTTTTCTTGGTCGGTGTCGTCCTCAATGCAGCTGCTCGGAACATTGCCATGCTGATCA
It encodes the following:
- the LOC103970798 gene encoding eukaryotic translation initiation factor 5A-5, with protein sequence MSDEEHHFESKADAGASKTYPQQAGTIRKNGYIVIKNRPCKVVEVSTSKTGKHGHAKCHFVAIDIFNAKKLEDIVPSSHNCDVPHVTRTDYQLIDISEDGFVSLLTENGNTKDDLRLPTDETLLAQIKDGFAEGKDLVVTVMSAMGEEQICALKDIGPK
- the LOC135652688 gene encoding eukaryotic translation initiation factor 6-2, translating into MATRIQFENSCEVGVFSKLTNAYCLVAIGGSENFYSIFEAELADVIPVVKTSIGGTRIIGRLCAGNKKGLLLPHTTTDQELQHLRNSLPDQVVVQRIDERLSALGNCISCNDHVALTHPDLDKDTEELIADVLGVEVFRQTVAGNILVGSYCAFSNRGGLVHPHTSIEDLDELSTLLQVPLVAGTVNRGSEVIAAGMTVNDWTAFCGSDTTATELSVIESVFKLREAQPSSIVDEMRKSLIDSYV